A single genomic interval of Methylocystis sp. IM3 harbors:
- a CDS encoding SDR family NAD(P)-dependent oxidoreductase: MKFNIALTPEHRLDAGIAIAGCRAGECGVLDLGLRDAAAGVASEIRRLASLAGKRGEWGVRWDTQSLESRNADALAEALHSPAPVLVLAGLDLRGGSTARITRSLAGFRKLSGRILIEAYCLETARAAAALGCDGLLMKGHEAGGRVGPRSSFILLQELRGKIDIPYWIQGGVGLRSAPAAILAGAAGVVLREQLWLTEESPFAAREKELFANCDGSETFLLAAQSGPYRFFARSGRRRLRELEAAALEGEACEDLLRSHLSQADAPLVPMGQEIAFAGYLANRYGSAGRILATLRETIEDAVRDAGAQTLLAAGAPLAQMHGTAFPIVQGPMTRVSDVARFAQSVAEAGALPCVALSVLRKPQAEALLTKTRELLGDRPWGVGLLGFAPLELRREQLEAIAAAAPPFAIIGGGRPSQARELETLGVTSYLHAPSPGLLESFLEEGARNFVFEGNECGGHTGPRTSFVLWELAIETLLSAKADPSSIAILFAGGVHDALSAAMVAVMAAPLAARGAKIGVVMGTAYLFTEEIVRTGALAQAFQEEAVACRTTELLQSGLGFYTRCAHTPFCDEFNRVRRELMMQGASREEMIRRLELLNIGRLRIASKGVARAASGEGYVTVDSDTQRREGLFMLGDAAILKTRPTTIAALHRDVSENSMALLAAFAQAPRPRTRGKSDADGDIAIVGMACLLPGAAGVGAYWRNILRRVDAMREVDPARWEAETFYDPRRAVADKVCSKWGGFLDDTPFDPTRYGIPPASLRSIEPMQLLALEVTRRAIEDAGLDRRPFPRERTSAIFGAGGLHDMGIAYVFRTELERYLQRVPGLAEETRREIVDRLRTHELPDWTEDSFPGFLGNVVAGRVANRFDLGGMNFTVDAACASSLAALEIGVRHLRDGDADMAVVGAIDGTNNSVSFMAFAQTHALSPGGRCRPFDDGADGIAIGEGVAVLVLKRLADAERDGDRIRAVIKGIGGSSDGRNKSLTAPHPQGQVAALRRAYRDAAVDPATVELIEAHGTGTAAGDKSEIESLCLAFADDAIARQGCAIGSVKSMIGHAKVVAGLAGVIKSVLALDHKTLPPTLGVETPNRRVDFARTPFYINSETRPWLSSPDHPRRCGVSAFGFGGANFHVVLEEYAGGYRPGDRADLGPRDAELFVFRGRSPADVAEAVAGLERLIAGCAEFDVAALAYAQALARPEASGGAVEDGCRLALLAASPADLSAKLALARDMLAEGRARKHPGGIYIGDGAAAPGSVCFLFPGQGSQRLNMLRDLVVGMPRLHAVFERADALLGDLPQKLSRHIYPIACFSEEARKAQADALDATRIAQPALGAVELAALEALRGFGLTPDFVAGHSYGEYVALCAAGVIGPDELIRLSDLRGRVTAEAGARSPGTMAAVNAGAARVEALLRERGLAVSVANHNAPDQTLIAGAPEAIDAAAPVLREQGLRVARLPIGTAFHSPAMERARVALGKRLEKFSFQPPKIPVFSNATAKPYPETEAEIRALLAQHIREPVRFVDEIENLYEAGARIFVEVGPGQVLSGLVKRILAEKPHAALAIDAPARPGWLQLAHLLAEAAALGCPVDLRAWFEGRGLVASTPERVIEQARAEAEPGPMVWRVNGGRAAPWREAAAMTPANRAEAAPRPAKTSVRAKNEDISQVDDKPSQVDDKPRQPFAGSSQVDQVQQNIAQFIELQREQQETLRRFLDLQSRLLEASGAGAAAVGEAPGLPTLGVPPAPILPRLIPTAPGGEPAAGPSHDASPAKAATPEAMAGTMPPAQPAIAAQRVKDKTEPGAGWATTEQFRADLLRAVSVRTGYPEDMLDPAADMEADLGIDSIKRIEVFSELKDRYDFMAGRDEETVFDELAGLKTLDAIVAWYDGMTSGAPAAEGKAVDPVSLPPSLPEAPPLAPASPSASVDRYVLRAAAAEPLPAGRPPRAMDAPVLLLGPATPVSEALIEALTNDGQQVCRAAPGVETRALGDGRFEVDFSSQASVEELRRLIAVEGVEPIGALISLLGLSSAPDSAARETFLAAKIFEPDLRKAAVAGEAWLVTATALDGRFGLGGGADFAPEAAGAHGVAKSIGREWPGVSVKCLDFDPALSAQAVATAFLAEWRAREDDASLEVGVTPAGRWRLELDRDSRLKPEASELDLDEESVVLVTGGARGVTARVALALAERRRPRLVIVGASAEPAEESDETRGVEDHETLRKTLIRELGKKASGRPKPAQVERALARLLKDREIRSNLSAMRACGAEVEYHALDVRDAEAFGRLLDGLYARWGRIDGVVHGAGVIHDRPTREKSLDSFDAVYETKVSPALALSRKLRPEFLRFIAFFSSVAGRFGNAAQSDYAAANEVLNKLADRLSQEWLHVRVVSINWGPWEGGMANAQILRLMARQDIEPIPLEVGARLCLAELARRPGEAEVVIAATLEKIAAARVRKSATPSENRETAPLDATV; the protein is encoded by the coding sequence ATGAAATTCAATATTGCGTTGACACCCGAGCATCGTCTGGACGCCGGGATTGCAATAGCGGGCTGCAGGGCGGGGGAATGCGGCGTTCTTGATCTCGGCCTGCGGGATGCGGCGGCGGGCGTGGCGTCCGAGATCCGCAGGCTCGCCTCCCTTGCCGGCAAACGGGGCGAGTGGGGCGTTCGCTGGGACACGCAGTCTCTCGAGTCGCGGAATGCGGACGCGCTCGCCGAGGCGTTACATTCACCCGCGCCGGTCCTCGTCCTGGCGGGACTGGATCTCCGGGGAGGGTCTACCGCAAGGATCACCCGCAGTCTCGCCGGTTTCCGCAAGCTGTCAGGCAGGATTCTCATCGAGGCCTACTGTCTCGAAACGGCGCGCGCGGCGGCGGCGCTCGGTTGCGACGGCCTCCTCATGAAAGGGCACGAAGCGGGCGGGCGCGTCGGGCCTCGCTCGAGCTTTATCCTGCTTCAGGAGCTTCGAGGCAAGATCGACATTCCCTACTGGATTCAGGGCGGCGTCGGCTTGCGCAGCGCCCCGGCCGCCATCCTCGCCGGCGCGGCGGGCGTCGTTCTTCGCGAACAATTGTGGCTGACGGAGGAAAGTCCGTTCGCCGCGCGCGAAAAAGAGCTTTTCGCGAACTGCGATGGGAGCGAGACCTTTCTCCTCGCCGCCCAAAGCGGGCCTTACCGTTTTTTCGCGCGGTCGGGGCGACGCCGGCTTCGGGAGCTGGAGGCGGCGGCGCTGGAGGGCGAGGCTTGCGAGGATCTGCTGCGCAGCCATCTCTCGCAGGCTGACGCGCCGCTGGTTCCCATGGGCCAGGAGATCGCTTTCGCCGGATATTTGGCCAATCGCTACGGCTCCGCCGGCCGCATTCTTGCGACGCTGCGGGAGACGATCGAGGACGCGGTCCGCGACGCGGGGGCGCAGACCCTGCTGGCGGCGGGCGCGCCCCTCGCGCAGATGCACGGGACCGCGTTCCCGATCGTTCAGGGCCCGATGACGCGCGTCAGCGACGTGGCGCGCTTCGCCCAATCCGTCGCCGAGGCCGGCGCCTTGCCCTGCGTGGCGTTGAGCGTGCTTCGCAAGCCGCAGGCGGAGGCCTTGCTGACGAAGACGCGTGAGCTGCTCGGGGACCGTCCCTGGGGCGTCGGCCTTCTCGGTTTCGCCCCTTTGGAGCTGCGGCGGGAGCAACTCGAGGCGATCGCCGCCGCGGCGCCGCCCTTCGCCATCATCGGGGGCGGGCGGCCGAGCCAGGCGCGCGAGCTCGAAACACTCGGCGTCACGAGTTATCTCCATGCGCCCTCGCCGGGCCTGCTCGAGAGTTTTCTCGAGGAAGGCGCGCGCAACTTCGTCTTCGAGGGCAATGAATGCGGCGGCCATACCGGCCCGCGCACGAGCTTCGTTCTGTGGGAGCTCGCCATAGAGACGTTGCTGTCCGCCAAAGCCGATCCGTCCTCGATCGCCATTCTGTTCGCCGGCGGGGTGCATGACGCCCTGTCGGCCGCCATGGTCGCCGTCATGGCCGCGCCGCTCGCGGCGAGGGGCGCAAAAATCGGCGTCGTGATGGGGACGGCCTATCTCTTCACCGAGGAAATCGTCCGCACCGGCGCGCTGGCGCAGGCGTTCCAGGAGGAGGCCGTCGCCTGCCGCACAACCGAGCTGCTTCAGTCCGGCTTGGGTTTTTACACGCGCTGCGCGCATACGCCGTTCTGCGATGAATTCAACCGCGTGCGGCGCGAGCTGATGATGCAGGGGGCGTCCCGGGAGGAGATGATCCGCCGCCTCGAGCTGCTCAACATCGGGCGCCTGCGCATTGCGTCGAAAGGCGTCGCGCGCGCCGCCAGCGGCGAGGGATATGTGACCGTCGATTCCGACACGCAGCGTCGTGAGGGCCTCTTCATGCTGGGCGACGCCGCGATCCTGAAAACGCGGCCGACGACGATCGCCGCCCTCCATCGGGACGTGAGCGAAAACAGCATGGCGCTGCTTGCGGCTTTCGCGCAGGCCCCCCGGCCGCGGACGCGGGGGAAAAGCGATGCGGACGGGGATATCGCCATCGTCGGCATGGCCTGCCTGCTCCCCGGCGCGGCCGGCGTCGGCGCCTACTGGCGCAACATTCTGCGCCGGGTGGATGCCATGCGCGAGGTCGATCCGGCGCGCTGGGAGGCCGAAACCTTCTACGACCCGCGCCGCGCCGTCGCCGACAAGGTCTGCTCCAAATGGGGCGGCTTCCTGGACGATACGCCATTCGATCCCACCCGCTACGGCATTCCGCCGGCGAGCCTGCGCTCGATCGAACCCATGCAACTGCTCGCGCTCGAAGTGACGCGGCGCGCGATTGAGGACGCCGGGCTCGACAGGCGGCCCTTTCCGCGGGAGAGAACCTCGGCCATTTTCGGCGCCGGCGGCCTGCACGACATGGGCATCGCCTATGTCTTCCGCACCGAACTCGAACGCTATCTCCAGCGCGTTCCCGGCCTCGCGGAAGAGACCCGCAGGGAGATCGTGGACCGGCTTCGCACGCACGAACTCCCCGACTGGACCGAAGACTCTTTCCCCGGATTTCTCGGGAACGTCGTCGCCGGCCGCGTCGCCAATCGTTTCGACCTCGGCGGCATGAATTTCACCGTCGACGCGGCCTGCGCCTCCTCGCTCGCCGCGCTCGAAATCGGCGTGCGGCATCTGCGCGACGGCGACGCCGACATGGCGGTCGTCGGCGCCATCGACGGGACGAACAATTCCGTTTCCTTCATGGCCTTCGCCCAGACGCACGCGCTCTCGCCGGGCGGTCGCTGCCGGCCCTTCGACGATGGCGCCGACGGCATCGCCATCGGCGAGGGCGTCGCCGTGCTCGTCCTCAAGCGGCTCGCCGACGCCGAGCGGGACGGCGACCGCATCCGCGCCGTCATCAAGGGGATCGGCGGGTCGAGCGACGGGCGCAACAAGAGTCTGACCGCGCCGCATCCGCAGGGTCAGGTGGCGGCCCTGCGCCGCGCCTATCGGGACGCTGCGGTCGATCCGGCGACGGTCGAACTCATCGAAGCGCATGGCACGGGAACGGCCGCGGGCGACAAATCGGAGATCGAGTCGCTCTGCCTCGCCTTCGCGGACGACGCCATCGCGCGGCAAGGCTGCGCGATCGGCTCGGTCAAATCCATGATCGGCCACGCCAAGGTGGTCGCCGGGCTCGCGGGCGTGATCAAGAGCGTGCTGGCGCTCGATCACAAGACCCTGCCGCCAACCCTCGGCGTCGAAACGCCGAACAGGCGGGTCGACTTCGCGAGGACGCCTTTCTACATAAATTCGGAAACGCGGCCCTGGCTGTCGAGCCCCGACCATCCGCGCCGCTGCGGCGTGAGCGCCTTCGGATTCGGCGGCGCGAATTTCCACGTCGTGCTGGAGGAATATGCGGGCGGTTATCGCCCCGGCGACCGCGCCGATCTCGGTCCCCGCGACGCGGAGCTGTTCGTCTTTCGCGGGCGATCGCCGGCCGATGTCGCCGAGGCTGTCGCCGGCCTCGAGCGCCTGATCGCCGGGTGCGCCGAATTCGACGTGGCGGCGCTCGCCTATGCCCAGGCGCTCGCCCGGCCCGAAGCATCGGGCGGGGCAGTGGAGGACGGCTGCCGGCTCGCGCTCCTCGCGGCTTCGCCCGCAGACCTCTCGGCCAAGCTGGCGCTCGCGCGGGACATGCTCGCCGAGGGGCGCGCCCGCAAGCATCCGGGCGGGATCTATATCGGCGATGGGGCGGCGGCGCCGGGGAGCGTGTGTTTCCTCTTTCCCGGCCAGGGGTCGCAGAGACTGAACATGCTGCGCGATCTCGTTGTCGGCATGCCGCGTCTGCACGCTGTCTTCGAGCGGGCGGACGCCCTGCTCGGCGATCTGCCGCAAAAGCTTTCCCGTCACATCTACCCGATCGCGTGCTTCTCGGAGGAGGCGCGCAAGGCGCAGGCCGACGCGCTCGACGCGACGCGCATCGCGCAGCCGGCGCTGGGCGCGGTCGAACTCGCCGCGCTGGAGGCGCTGCGTGGATTCGGCCTGACGCCGGATTTCGTCGCGGGCCACAGTTACGGGGAATATGTCGCGCTCTGCGCGGCCGGCGTGATCGGCCCCGACGAGTTGATCCGTCTTTCCGATCTGCGCGGGCGCGTGACGGCGGAGGCGGGCGCGCGATCGCCTGGAACAATGGCGGCGGTGAACGCCGGCGCGGCGCGCGTCGAGGCGCTCCTGCGCGAGCGCGGGCTGGCCGTCTCCGTCGCCAATCACAATGCGCCCGATCAGACGCTCATCGCCGGCGCTCCCGAGGCGATCGACGCCGCCGCGCCGGTCCTGCGTGAACAAGGGTTGCGCGTCGCCCGTCTGCCGATCGGCACGGCCTTTCATTCGCCGGCGATGGAGCGCGCGCGCGTCGCTCTCGGGAAGCGGCTCGAAAAATTCAGCTTTCAGCCGCCGAAAATTCCCGTGTTCAGCAATGCGACGGCGAAGCCCTATCCGGAGACGGAGGCCGAAATTCGCGCGCTGCTGGCGCAGCACATTCGCGAGCCGGTCCGTTTCGTGGACGAGATCGAAAATCTCTACGAAGCGGGCGCGCGCATTTTCGTCGAGGTCGGTCCGGGCCAGGTTCTGAGCGGCCTCGTCAAACGGATACTCGCGGAAAAGCCGCATGCGGCGCTCGCCATCGACGCGCCCGCGCGGCCCGGCTGGCTTCAGCTCGCGCATCTGCTCGCGGAGGCTGCCGCGCTTGGCTGCCCCGTCGACCTGCGCGCCTGGTTCGAGGGGCGCGGGCTCGTCGCGAGCACGCCGGAGCGGGTGATCGAACAGGCGCGCGCGGAGGCGGAGCCGGGCCCGATGGTCTGGCGCGTAAACGGCGGCCGCGCGGCGCCGTGGCGTGAGGCTGCGGCGATGACGCCAGCCAACCGAGCCGAGGCCGCGCCGCGCCCGGCGAAAACTTCAGTTCGAGCAAAAAACGAGGACATCAGCCAAGTGGACGACAAGCCGAGCCAAGTGGACGACAAGCCGCGCCAGCCTTTCGCCGGCTCTTCGCAGGTCGATCAGGTTCAGCAGAACATCGCCCAGTTCATCGAATTGCAGCGGGAACAGCAGGAGACTCTGCGTCGCTTTCTCGATTTGCAGAGCCGACTGCTGGAAGCGTCCGGAGCAGGAGCGGCCGCCGTTGGGGAAGCGCCCGGCCTTCCCACCCTGGGCGTTCCGCCGGCGCCGATCCTGCCGCGCCTGATCCCGACCGCGCCGGGCGGGGAGCCCGCCGCCGGGCCGTCGCATGACGCGTCGCCGGCCAAGGCTGCAACGCCCGAGGCCATGGCCGGAACGATGCCGCCCGCGCAGCCGGCGATCGCCGCCCAGCGGGTGAAGGACAAGACGGAGCCCGGCGCCGGATGGGCGACGACCGAGCAGTTTCGCGCCGATCTTTTGCGCGCCGTCTCGGTGCGCACCGGCTATCCGGAGGACATGCTCGATCCGGCGGCGGATATGGAAGCCGATCTTGGAATCGACTCCATCAAGCGCATCGAGGTCTTCAGCGAACTCAAGGATCGCTACGACTTCATGGCCGGGCGCGACGAGGAAACCGTCTTCGACGAGCTTGCGGGCCTCAAGACGCTCGACGCGATCGTCGCCTGGTACGACGGCATGACGAGCGGCGCGCCGGCGGCCGAGGGGAAAGCGGTCGATCCGGTTTCCCTGCCCCCCTCTCTCCCCGAGGCGCCCCCTCTGGCGCCCGCGTCGCCGTCGGCCTCTGTAGACCGCTATGTCTTGAGAGCTGCGGCGGCGGAGCCGCTCCCCGCCGGGCGCCCGCCGCGCGCCATGGACGCGCCCGTCCTGTTGTTGGGTCCGGCGACCCCGGTGAGCGAGGCGCTGATCGAGGCGCTGACAAATGACGGCCAGCAGGTTTGTCGCGCCGCGCCGGGCGTCGAGACGCGCGCTCTGGGAGATGGGCGCTTCGAGGTCGATTTCTCGTCGCAGGCTTCCGTCGAAGAGCTGCGGCGGCTGATCGCGGTCGAAGGCGTCGAGCCGATCGGCGCGCTCATTTCACTCCTTGGCCTGTCCTCCGCCCCGGATTCGGCGGCGCGCGAGACGTTCCTGGCCGCCAAGATCTTCGAGCCCGATCTGCGAAAGGCCGCCGTGGCGGGCGAAGCCTGGCTCGTGACGGCGACCGCTCTCGACGGGCGCTTCGGTCTCGGCGGTGGAGCCGATTTCGCGCCCGAGGCCGCAGGCGCACACGGCGTCGCGAAATCCATCGGGCGCGAGTGGCCGGGCGTCAGCGTCAAATGTCTCGATTTCGACCCCGCGCTGTCCGCGCAGGCGGTGGCCACGGCTTTCCTCGCCGAGTGGCGCGCGCGAGAGGACGACGCCTCCCTTGAAGTCGGCGTCACGCCGGCCGGGCGCTGGCGGCTCGAACTCGATCGCGACAGCCGCCTGAAACCGGAAGCAAGCGAACTCGATCTCGACGAGGAAAGCGTGGTGCTCGTCACCGGGGGCGCCCGCGGCGTCACGGCGCGTGTCGCCCTTGCGCTCGCCGAGCGGCGCCGGCCGCGCCTCGTCATCGTCGGCGCCAGCGCCGAGCCCGCCGAGGAAAGCGACGAAACGCGCGGCGTCGAAGACCACGAGACGCTCAGGAAAACGCTGATCCGCGAGCTTGGGAAGAAGGCCTCCGGCAGGCCGAAGCCCGCGCAGGTGGAGCGGGCCCTGGCGCGCCTCCTCAAGGATCGTGAGATCAGGAGCAATCTTTCGGCGATGCGGGCGTGCGGCGCCGAGGTGGAGTACCATGCGCTCGACGTGCGTGACGCCGAGGCCTTCGGCCGGTTGCTTGACGGGCTCTACGCCAGATGGGGCCGCATCGACGGCGTAGTTCACGGCGCCGGAGTCATCCATGACAGGCCGACGCGCGAAAAGTCGCTCGATTCCTTCGACGCCGTCTATGAAACGAAGGTCTCGCCGGCGCTTGCGCTCTCCCGCAAGCTGCGGCCGGAGTTCCTCAGATTCATCGCCTTCTTTTCCTCGGTGGCGGGGCGCTTCGGCAACGCCGCCCAGTCGGATTACGCGGCGGCCAACGAGGTCCTGAACAAGCTCGCCGATCGTCTCTCACAGGAATGGCTGCATGTCAGGGTCGTCTCGATCAACTGGGGGCCATGGGAAGGGGGGATGGCGAACGCGCAGATCCTCAGGCTGATGGCCAGGCAGGATATCGAACCCATCCCGCTGGAGGTCGGCGCGCGCTTGTGCCTCGCCGAACTCGCCCGGCGTCCCGGCGAAGCGGAAGTCGTCATCGCCGCCACCCTCGAGAAGATCGCCGCGGCGCGCGTGCGCAAATCGGCGACGCCGTCCGAGAACCGCGAGACGGCGCCGCTGGACGCGACGGTTTGA
- a CDS encoding flavin-containing monooxygenase — protein sequence MNKASRICVIGAGPSGIAAAKNCLLSGLDVVVFEKGDKVGGNWVFNDRTGHSSVYENTHTISSRIWSEYEDFPMPEEYPDYPRHDQMQAYFESYARHFGVYEHIRFGHRVEAATPEDDGRWRIVFSDARGETRTEIFDALMVANGHHNEPKYPEYPGDYSGRLLHSHDFKRVDDSWRGQRVLVIGAGNSGCDIAVEAARVARKVCLSMRSPQWFVPKFMMGAPSDTLLARFSWVPPKIRQRAMQLVLRLWQGPYARYGLPENVLPPLSHHPTVNSDVLDFIRHGRIHPRKAIAEWSGLDVTFVDGRVEAFDIVCACTGYWTTFPFFDTALIDFKHADKVPLYRKMMHADYANLYFIGLFQPIGSIWPLADYQARLACEEIIGHYKRPSDMQAAIDHETRHPHYQFSGGQRHAAEVDYHAFRDELRRELLTASVDIGDAPRGIKARYKTTPVPFRAAPAGAG from the coding sequence ATGAACAAGGCGTCTCGCATCTGTGTCATCGGCGCCGGCCCGAGCGGGATCGCCGCGGCGAAGAACTGCCTGCTGAGCGGCCTCGACGTGGTCGTTTTCGAGAAAGGCGACAAGGTCGGCGGGAACTGGGTCTTCAACGACAGGACCGGACATTCGAGCGTTTATGAGAACACTCATACGATCAGCTCGAGGATATGGTCCGAATATGAAGACTTTCCCATGCCGGAGGAATATCCGGACTATCCGCGCCACGATCAGATGCAGGCCTATTTCGAGTCCTACGCCAGACATTTCGGCGTCTATGAACATATTCGTTTCGGCCACAGGGTCGAGGCCGCGACGCCTGAAGACGACGGCCGCTGGCGCATCGTTTTCTCGGATGCGCGCGGAGAGACTCGAACGGAAATCTTCGATGCGCTCATGGTCGCCAACGGCCATCACAACGAGCCGAAATATCCCGAATATCCGGGAGACTATTCCGGGCGGCTCCTGCATTCGCACGATTTCAAGAGAGTGGACGACAGCTGGCGCGGCCAGCGGGTGCTCGTCATCGGCGCGGGCAATTCGGGTTGCGACATAGCGGTGGAGGCCGCGCGCGTCGCGCGTAAAGTGTGCCTCTCCATGCGCAGCCCGCAGTGGTTCGTGCCGAAATTCATGATGGGCGCGCCTTCGGATACGCTGCTGGCGCGGTTCAGCTGGGTTCCGCCCAAGATCAGACAGCGCGCCATGCAGCTGGTTCTGCGCTTGTGGCAGGGGCCTTATGCACGCTACGGCCTGCCTGAAAACGTCCTGCCGCCGCTCAGCCATCACCCGACCGTGAATTCCGATGTCCTCGACTTTATACGCCATGGGCGCATCCATCCAAGAAAAGCCATTGCGGAATGGTCGGGCCTCGATGTGACGTTCGTCGACGGCCGCGTGGAAGCCTTCGACATCGTCTGCGCCTGCACGGGCTACTGGACGACCTTCCCCTTTTTCGACACGGCGCTCATCGATTTCAAACACGCCGATAAAGTCCCGCTTTACCGCAAGATGATGCACGCCGATTACGCCAATCTTTATTTCATCGGACTGTTTCAGCCCATCGGCAGCATCTGGCCGCTCGCCGATTACCAGGCGCGCCTCGCCTGCGAGGAGATCATCGGACATTACAAGCGTCCGAGCGACATGCAGGCGGCAATAGATCATGAGACGCGCCATCCGCATTACCAATTTTCAGGAGGGCAAAGACATGCGGCGGAAGTCGACTATCACGCTTTCAGGGACGAGTTGCGCCGGGAGCTCCTGACTGCAAGCGTCGATATCGGCGACGCGCCGCGGGGCATCAAGGCGCGTTACAAGACGACTCCCGTTCCATTTCGCGCCGCCCCGGCCGGCGCCGGATAG
- a CDS encoding polyketide synthase dehydratase domain-containing protein encodes MIRLVDAPAADDGVEQAPDDMAGALPFIGRTVEYRPGESLVVERILDLAEDLHLADHAFVHAPGVKPLSACLPVLPMTLSLEAMAEAAACLAPGYGLIGAAEAKASRWIELADVDRLALRIVARHEAYDASRDVHQIRAAIQPDGAPAPAVTALFFFSKRYRLDLAFTLSAFSRPHPHALTGEEIYRERLLFHGPAYQCLAGPITLADEGVACEMRALSAAGLFRSNARPQLLLDPQILDGIGQLIGVWAMARERYVFPIGLKRLELYRPSPAAGTRLPVRIDITSDSGKTLEANIEAQDGAGGVWMRIEGWRMWKFRWDRRFVDFRRAPAREALSDDYALEGFAGVCRMIRLSDVSDFDLALLARHYLHVEEMPAFTQKAGAPRRQRQWLLGRVAAKDAVRAWLKRAGAEAIHPAALRIVHDESRQPVIRHAALPDARLPKISIAHCDDRAIAAAHQEPVGIDIEPVAPRDAAFCETLCAPAERLLLDERAKACDATTDEWMTRLWCAKEALGKHRGSGVDGAVRKLAAIAISADGAIDILPRGEAHSRRVTTLRDGDVIIAWT; translated from the coding sequence ATGATCAGGCTCGTCGATGCGCCGGCCGCCGACGACGGCGTAGAGCAGGCCCCCGACGACATGGCGGGCGCCTTGCCCTTTATCGGGCGGACGGTCGAGTATCGGCCGGGCGAGAGCCTCGTCGTCGAGCGCATTCTGGATCTTGCCGAAGATCTTCATCTCGCCGACCACGCCTTCGTCCATGCGCCGGGCGTGAAGCCGCTGTCCGCCTGCCTGCCCGTGCTGCCGATGACGCTCAGTCTGGAGGCCATGGCCGAGGCCGCCGCCTGTCTCGCCCCGGGCTACGGGCTCATCGGCGCCGCCGAGGCGAAGGCGAGCCGCTGGATCGAACTCGCCGACGTCGACCGGCTCGCCTTGCGCATCGTGGCCCGCCACGAGGCCTATGACGCCTCGCGCGACGTTCACCAAATCCGAGCCGCCATTCAGCCGGATGGCGCACCCGCGCCCGCCGTCACGGCGCTATTCTTCTTCTCGAAGCGCTATCGGCTCGATCTCGCCTTCACGCTCAGCGCCTTCTCCAGGCCCCATCCGCACGCGCTCACGGGCGAGGAAATCTATCGCGAAAGACTGCTCTTTCACGGACCTGCCTATCAGTGCCTTGCCGGCCCGATCACGCTCGCCGACGAGGGCGTCGCATGCGAGATGCGCGCTCTTTCGGCAGCCGGCCTGTTTCGCAGCAATGCGCGGCCCCAGTTGCTGCTCGATCCGCAGATTCTGGACGGCATCGGGCAGCTCATCGGCGTCTGGGCGATGGCGCGCGAACGCTACGTCTTTCCGATCGGACTCAAACGACTCGAATTGTACAGGCCGTCTCCGGCCGCCGGGACGCGCCTTCCCGTGCGCATCGACATCACGTCCGACTCCGGCAAGACGCTGGAGGCGAATATCGAGGCGCAGGACGGCGCCGGCGGAGTCTGGATGCGCATCGAGGGCTGGCGCATGTGGAAGTTCCGCTGGGATCGGCGCTTTGTCGATTTCCGCCGCGCGCCGGCCAGAGAGGCGCTGAGCGACGATTATGCGCTGGAGGGCTTCGCTGGCGTCTGCCGCATGATCCGGCTCTCCGACGTTTCGGATTTCGACCTCGCCCTGCTCGCGCGCCATTATCTGCATGTCGAGGAAATGCCGGCTTTCACACAAAAGGCCGGGGCGCCGCGACGCCAGCGGCAATGGCTCCTCGGACGTGTCGCGGCAAAGGACGCCGTCCGCGCCTGGTTGAAGAGAGCCGGCGCGGAGGCGATTCACCCGGCCGCGCTTCGCATCGTCCATGACGAGTCGCGGCAGCCCGTGATCCGTCATGCGGCGCTTCCCGATGCGCGGCTTCCGAAGATCAGCATCGCGCATTGCGACGACCGGGCAATCGCCGCCGCGCATCAAGAGCCGGTCGGAATCGACATCGAGCCCGTCGCGCCGCGAGACGCGGCCTTTTGCGAAACGCTCTGCGCGCCTGCCGAGCGGCTGCTGCTCGATGAGCGGGCGAAAGCCTGCGACGCAACCACGGATGAATGGATGACGCGGCTTTGGTGCGCCAAGGAAGCCCTCGGCAAGCACAGAGGCTCGGGCGTGGACGGGGCCGTGCGAAAATTGGCGGCGATCGCAATTTCGGCGGATGGGGCAATCGACATTTTGCCAAGAGGCGAAGCCCATTCGCGCCGGGTCACGACGTTGCGCGACGGCGACGTCATCATTGCCTGGACCTGA